Genomic segment of Methanobacterium spitsbergense:
CTCCTACATTCTGAGTTCTAATTCCTTCCAATGGGGCTTTAAATAAATGAGACATTATTTGATAGAGAATAGCACCTAATACTGCCCCAATAACTGTTCCTCCAATTCCAAGTATTGATGTGGCATAAGCCACAATTCCCGCGATGATTCCTGCCATCGCTACATCCAATGTTTTTGACATGTTTTATCACTTTAAATCTTAGTTTCATTATCTTAAAATCTTGTTACCTTTTTTGTTTAAATTTATTTGAATTTCAATTATAAATTTTTGTAAAATAATTTATTTATTTTAAATTATTATACTTATTAAAAAAAATTGTATAAATTGGGCATGACTATGCCTTAAGGCAAATGAAGTGTGTTATGATTATAAGAGCTTATACTATATTCATTTCCATCTACTTCTACAGAATAGTTAGCTAATTCTTTCTTGTACCCAGTTTCTGTATTTATTAGGTTCACAAATATTCCACATTCATCTATTAAAAGTTCGTTGTATGAAGGATATGTGTGTCCCCTCAATTTTCTGGTTGTTGCAGTACCTGAATTTAGTGTTACCATCTTTTCAAGCATCCAAACGTTAGGAACATGTTTATGTCCATTCAATACAAAATCAACACCATAATCCGTGAACACTCGTAAAAGATCTCCAGAATCTAGTAAAATATTTCTTTCACGACCTGTTTGAGGGATTGGAAGTAAATGGTGGTGAAAAGTGACTATCTTGCATATATCATCCGGAATTTTATTCAGTTCATTTTTTAACCATTCCAATTGATCAACGCCAATTTGTCCATCATTTATATCTGGTTCTGATGAGTCTAACCCTATTATTGCAAATCCTCCACTTTTATCATGATGAATAAATTTGCGTTCCCCAACCTGTTTTTCAAAATGGACTAATCCAACGTTTCTAGCATCATGGTTACCTGGAATCACATGGATCTCTGTAATAGACTCTAATTCATCAAGAAAAGTGGATGCATCATTATATTCATGTACATAGCCATGAGTTGTTAAGTCACCAGACACAATGATCAGATCAGGATTTTCATCGGTAACCTGCTTTAATAAATTATTTTTGAGGTCTTGTGAAAATGTTTTTTCCCCGAAATGTATATCCGATACCTGTATTATCTTTTTTTGCAATTAATTCACCTTTAAATCCTATTTAAATAGTATTCAATTTGATACAATTTATAATTAATTAAAAAAATATAAAAAAATTTAAGCCTCAGGGGGGATTTGAACCCCCGGCCTATGCCTTACCAAGGCATCGCTCTACCCCTGAGCCACTGAGGCATTATTAAATCAGTAATAAATGTATAATTTA
This window contains:
- a CDS encoding metallophosphoesterase family protein translates to MQKKIIQVSDIHFGEKTFSQDLKNNLLKQVTDENPDLIIVSGDLTTHGYVHEYNDASTFLDELESITEIHVIPGNHDARNVGLVHFEKQVGERKFIHHDKSGGFAIIGLDSSEPDINDGQIGVDQLEWLKNELNKIPDDICKIVTFHHHLLPIPQTGRERNILLDSGDLLRVFTDYGVDFVLNGHKHVPNVWMLEKMVTLNSGTATTRKLRGHTYPSYNELLIDECGIFVNLINTETGYKKELANYSVEVDGNEYSISSYNHNTLHLP